A genomic stretch from Rubripirellula reticaptiva includes:
- a CDS encoding RecQ family ATP-dependent DNA helicase, with protein MADTPDPTTLLSRFGLTEFRPGQREVVDAIAAGKDVMCVMPTGGGKSLCYQLPSLARVGTTIVVSPLIALMKDQVDTLQGIGIAAKLINSTLSAAEQTDVMNEMASGKLDLVYVAPERLRNSRFLDACRTANVTLLAVDEAHCVSEWGHDFRPDYSRLGRFRQRYLNNVQTIALTATATPVVRDDVIEILGLKEPKTFVTGFARTNLRFGVTHSKTEQEKNDALLAYLQSQSGAGIIYAATRKRCEEIADWLPEKAGRPIGVYHAGLDPIQRRQVQEEFMSGRLSAIVATNAFGMGIDKSDIRFVVHYNLPGSLEAYYQEAGRAGRDGGNSDCRLMFSYSDRYIQEFFIDSRYPSKATVKKVYEFLLTREEDPIELTLDQVREAIDVKDGSEAIGTAETLLAKSGVLRRLDSNANYAMLRIDSDAPSMLDFLPKEARTRRKVMLAIEKIVGRRRHEDVFVKPARLMEAADVKRDQLVRTLRELRRLKAFDYCPPFRGRAIHFTDRDQRFEDLDIDFAELARRKAAETEKLESVIQFARTAGCRQRVILNYFGEADADNCGTCDRCAPGDGRAGRAQDVAMSDPMKGVDSDALLRGIRVVLSGVTRMHGRFGKILVAQMLCGSKSKKLQQWRLNRLSTYGLLSDLKQSDVVGVMDALAEAGLVEQKEVDDRRPTIHMAAIGTQVMMGQIPLPPSVRMPIPLAKKLAHASRAIESGDVQTQSAGTDEVPEADEVIDQAAESERSEPSETDVTRDDVETESNEAAEAQVAELAETLKRWRRKTAAALGVPAFRILTNSTLERIAEAAPVSAAQLEGVAGVGTATIEQFGYDLVQLVVGCIESLPAEETVLDSAPVAEPTIVPATAPVVPVAAPAVDPSDAYWTWRLFRDGYTVHQITAIRRCDLALLVDDLVAAASSGHAVDPAWIDSPAAVKRIRAASDGGTVVG; from the coding sequence ATGGCTGACACACCGGATCCGACCACGCTGCTGAGCCGATTCGGCTTGACTGAATTCCGTCCTGGCCAACGCGAAGTCGTTGATGCGATCGCGGCAGGCAAGGATGTGATGTGTGTGATGCCGACCGGTGGTGGTAAGAGTCTGTGTTACCAACTGCCCAGCTTGGCTCGGGTGGGAACCACGATCGTGGTTTCACCGCTGATCGCCTTGATGAAGGACCAAGTCGACACGCTGCAGGGAATTGGAATTGCCGCCAAATTGATCAACAGCACGTTGTCCGCGGCCGAGCAAACCGATGTCATGAACGAAATGGCATCCGGCAAGTTGGATTTGGTCTACGTCGCACCCGAGCGGCTGCGCAACAGCCGGTTTTTAGACGCGTGCCGTACAGCAAACGTGACCTTGTTGGCCGTCGACGAAGCCCACTGTGTCAGTGAATGGGGGCATGACTTTCGGCCTGACTATTCGCGTTTGGGCCGATTTCGCCAGCGTTACTTGAATAACGTGCAAACAATTGCGCTGACCGCCACGGCGACCCCGGTGGTGCGAGATGACGTCATCGAGATCCTGGGTTTGAAGGAACCCAAGACTTTTGTGACCGGGTTCGCTCGGACGAATCTGCGTTTCGGGGTGACGCATTCGAAAACCGAACAAGAAAAAAACGACGCGCTGCTGGCCTATCTGCAATCGCAATCAGGTGCGGGAATCATCTACGCCGCGACACGAAAGCGTTGCGAAGAAATCGCGGACTGGTTGCCCGAGAAAGCCGGCCGACCGATCGGCGTTTACCATGCCGGCTTGGATCCCATTCAGCGTCGTCAAGTTCAAGAAGAGTTCATGTCGGGCCGGCTATCGGCGATCGTTGCAACCAACGCATTCGGCATGGGCATTGACAAGTCGGATATTCGGTTTGTCGTTCACTACAACTTGCCGGGCAGTTTGGAAGCTTACTATCAAGAGGCGGGGAGGGCAGGACGTGATGGTGGAAACAGCGATTGCCGATTGATGTTCTCGTACAGCGATCGGTACATCCAAGAGTTCTTTATCGACAGCCGGTATCCATCGAAAGCAACCGTCAAGAAAGTCTATGAGTTCTTGTTGACTCGCGAGGAAGACCCGATCGAATTGACGCTGGATCAAGTTCGCGAAGCGATTGACGTCAAAGACGGCAGCGAAGCGATCGGGACGGCTGAAACACTGTTGGCGAAATCCGGAGTGTTACGGCGGCTCGATTCGAATGCGAATTACGCGATGCTTCGGATCGATAGCGATGCGCCGTCGATGTTAGATTTTTTGCCCAAAGAGGCCAGGACGCGGCGGAAGGTCATGTTAGCGATCGAGAAAATTGTGGGGCGACGTCGGCACGAAGACGTGTTTGTTAAGCCTGCACGCTTGATGGAAGCGGCTGATGTCAAACGTGATCAATTGGTTCGAACCCTGCGAGAGCTACGGCGGTTGAAGGCGTTTGATTACTGTCCGCCGTTTCGTGGACGTGCGATCCACTTCACCGATCGCGATCAACGTTTCGAAGACTTGGACATCGACTTTGCCGAACTGGCTCGGCGCAAAGCGGCCGAAACTGAAAAACTAGAATCGGTCATTCAGTTCGCTCGCACCGCCGGGTGTCGCCAACGAGTCATTCTAAATTACTTTGGCGAGGCCGACGCTGACAACTGTGGGACGTGCGATCGATGTGCCCCCGGTGACGGCAGGGCGGGACGCGCCCAAGACGTGGCTATGTCCGATCCCATGAAAGGCGTCGATTCCGATGCGCTGCTGCGTGGGATCCGCGTCGTGCTGAGTGGTGTGACTCGGATGCATGGTCGGTTCGGCAAAATCTTGGTCGCACAAATGTTGTGCGGATCGAAGAGCAAAAAGTTGCAACAGTGGCGGCTGAACCGACTGAGCACGTACGGGTTGTTGTCGGATCTGAAACAGTCCGACGTCGTTGGTGTGATGGACGCGTTAGCGGAAGCCGGTTTGGTAGAACAGAAAGAAGTCGATGACCGTCGGCCGACGATTCACATGGCGGCGATCGGGACGCAGGTGATGATGGGTCAGATCCCGCTGCCGCCGTCGGTGCGTATGCCGATACCGCTAGCCAAGAAACTGGCTCACGCGTCACGTGCGATCGAATCAGGTGACGTCCAAACTCAATCCGCTGGAACCGACGAGGTGCCGGAGGCTGACGAGGTGATTGATCAGGCTGCAGAAAGCGAAAGATCCGAGCCAAGCGAAACTGATGTGACCCGTGACGATGTCGAGACCGAATCCAATGAAGCGGCGGAAGCTCAGGTCGCTGAACTGGCGGAAACATTGAAACGCTGGCGCCGAAAGACCGCGGCGGCGCTGGGGGTTCCCGCATTTAGGATTCTGACCAATTCGACATTGGAACGAATTGCAGAAGCCGCGCCCGTGTCGGCTGCCCAATTGGAGGGCGTTGCCGGTGTCGGGACAGCAACGATCGAGCAATTCGGGTATGACTTGGTGCAATTGGTCGTCGGGTGCATCGAAAGCTTGCCAGCCGAGGAAACTGTTCTGGACTCGGCACCGGTTGCCGAGCCCACGATTGTTCCCGCTACGGCGCCAGTCGTTCCCGTTGCGGCTCCGGCCGTGGATCCCTCGGATGCGTATTGGACATGGCGTTTGTTTCGTGATGGCTATACGGTTCACCAAATCACCGCGATTCGCCGCTGTGATTTGGCGTTGTTGGTGGATGATTTGGTGGCTGCTGCGTCATCTGGTCATGCCGTCGATCCTGCCTGGATTGATTCGCCTGCGGCGGTGAAACGGATTCGGGCGGCGTCGGATGGAGGAACGGTCGTCGGTTAG
- a CDS encoding sulfatase-like hydrolase/transferase — protein sequence MTIRRSTLFITAAMLGCWILLAKSSSADAAPLESPQQVSGPRSSPPNVLVIVADDLGFADLGCLGSTDMQTPALDELYLQSLKLNRLYANCPVCSPTRASILTGRYPDRVGVPGVIRTNANNSWGYFAPSTPTIAQRLGDLGYQTAAIGKWHLGLRGENHPMQRGFDSFEGFLGDMMDDYFNHRRHGINYMRRNDAEIDPQGHATDLFSQWASDFVSKNSDSPQPWFLYLAYNAPHTPIQPPESWLSKVKDREAGIDDTRAALVALIEHMDDGIGRVLDSLRSSGQFENTIIAFISDNGGQVNVGANNGALRDGKGSMYEGGIRIPGCIRVPGVTKAGSSTDQVCVTMDLLPTILALAGRPEMQETVDGVSWVPLLKDPDASLPDREVFFVRREGGFQYAGLTIEALLSRNLKLVHNFPTHSFELFDLNADPAESKDLAKSLPKDFRNMIERLQRHVQGGGEVPWQKDDH from the coding sequence ATGACGATCCGACGCTCCACTTTGTTCATTACTGCGGCTATGCTCGGATGCTGGATCTTGCTGGCCAAATCGTCTTCTGCCGATGCGGCGCCACTGGAATCGCCCCAGCAGGTATCTGGGCCTCGGTCATCACCCCCGAATGTGCTGGTGATCGTCGCCGATGATCTTGGGTTCGCCGATCTGGGGTGTTTGGGTTCCACTGACATGCAAACGCCGGCACTGGACGAATTGTACCTGCAATCGTTGAAACTAAACCGTTTGTACGCGAATTGTCCTGTCTGTTCGCCGACACGCGCGTCGATTTTGACAGGGCGATATCCCGATCGAGTCGGCGTGCCCGGCGTCATTCGGACCAATGCAAACAACAGTTGGGGGTACTTTGCGCCTTCGACGCCCACCATAGCCCAGCGACTCGGTGACCTCGGATACCAGACTGCGGCGATTGGCAAGTGGCACTTGGGGCTGCGCGGCGAGAACCATCCGATGCAACGTGGCTTTGATTCATTCGAAGGCTTCTTGGGCGACATGATGGACGACTATTTCAACCATCGTCGTCACGGCATCAACTACATGCGTCGCAACGACGCCGAAATCGACCCCCAGGGCCACGCGACCGACTTGTTCAGCCAGTGGGCGTCTGATTTTGTCTCGAAGAATTCGGATTCGCCCCAACCGTGGTTTCTGTACTTGGCTTACAACGCACCGCACACGCCAATTCAACCACCCGAGTCTTGGTTGTCAAAGGTCAAGGATCGCGAAGCAGGGATCGACGATACACGAGCCGCCTTGGTCGCTTTGATTGAACACATGGATGACGGTATCGGGCGAGTCCTCGATTCACTGCGTTCGTCAGGGCAATTCGAAAACACGATCATCGCGTTCATTAGCGATAACGGAGGCCAGGTCAATGTCGGCGCAAACAATGGAGCGCTTCGTGACGGTAAAGGTTCGATGTATGAAGGCGGGATTCGTATTCCCGGTTGCATTCGAGTTCCTGGTGTCACGAAAGCTGGCAGTTCAACCGACCAAGTCTGCGTGACGATGGATCTGCTACCAACGATCCTGGCGTTGGCTGGGCGGCCAGAGATGCAGGAAACGGTTGACGGCGTTTCCTGGGTCCCGCTGCTAAAAGACCCTGACGCATCGCTTCCCGATCGAGAAGTCTTCTTTGTCCGGCGTGAGGGAGGCTTTCAGTATGCCGGATTGACAATCGAGGCCTTGCTAAGCCGGAATCTCAAGCTGGTCCACAATTTTCCGACGCACTCGTTTGAACTGTTCGATCTGAACGCCGATCCGGCTGAATCCAAGGATTTGGCCAAGAGTCTGCCTAAGGACTTCCGGAACATGATCGAGCGTTTGCAACGCCACGTCCAAGGTGGCGGTGAAGTGCCGTGGCAAAAAGATGATCATTAG
- a CDS encoding dihydrodipicolinate synthase family protein, translating into MSERISGIFTPNITPVDASGRMDEDKLCGYVDWLIDRGVDGLYPNGSTGEFVRFTAAERRRIAQVVIEQAAGRVPVMAGAAEANARETIEACEAYGAMGARAVAIVAPYYYRLSSEGVYAYFREIADNVSVDVTLYNIPLFASPIDVSTVIRLASDCPRIVGIKDSSGDLPNMMRMISAIRPMRDDFSFLTGWDASLVPMLIVGCDGGTNATSGVVPELTRAIHRSVQAGNIDDAMKMQYQLLPLFDALIGLGEFPEGFRAGARSRGWDLGPGRVPITPAQRESIRSTQRQIDALVNDAPWIGPDQTMSPETIEGIVGRVLRQLGS; encoded by the coding sequence ATGTCTGAACGAATCTCCGGAATTTTCACGCCGAATATCACTCCCGTGGACGCATCGGGACGAATGGACGAAGACAAGCTTTGTGGCTACGTCGACTGGCTGATCGATCGCGGCGTCGACGGTTTGTATCCCAACGGCAGCACCGGTGAATTCGTTCGCTTCACGGCGGCCGAACGTCGACGCATCGCTCAGGTGGTCATCGAACAAGCGGCCGGCCGAGTTCCGGTGATGGCTGGCGCCGCCGAAGCCAACGCTCGCGAAACCATCGAAGCCTGTGAAGCCTACGGTGCAATGGGTGCTCGCGCGGTCGCGATTGTTGCACCGTATTACTATCGACTTTCCAGCGAAGGTGTTTATGCGTACTTTCGCGAAATTGCCGACAACGTTTCAGTTGATGTGACGCTGTACAACATTCCGCTGTTCGCATCACCGATTGATGTGTCCACGGTCATTCGGTTGGCGTCCGATTGCCCGCGAATTGTTGGCATCAAAGACAGTTCCGGTGATCTGCCCAACATGATGCGAATGATATCGGCAATTCGACCGATGCGCGACGACTTCTCGTTCTTGACCGGATGGGACGCTAGTTTGGTGCCGATGCTGATCGTCGGTTGTGATGGCGGTACGAACGCGACGAGCGGAGTCGTTCCGGAATTGACTCGCGCCATCCATCGCAGTGTTCAGGCTGGCAACATCGACGACGCGATGAAGATGCAGTACCAACTGTTGCCGCTTTTCGACGCCTTGATAGGGCTGGGCGAGTTTCCCGAAGGCTTTCGTGCCGGTGCTCGTTCTCGCGGCTGGGACTTGGGGCCTGGGCGAGTTCCCATCACACCGGCTCAGCGAGAGTCCATTAGAAGCACTCAGCGGCAAATCGACGCCCTTGTGAACGATGCCCCCTGGATTGGACCCGATCAAACGATGTCACCGGAGACGATCGAGGGAATTGTCGGCCGCGTTCTGCGTCAACTCGGTTCGTAA
- a CDS encoding serine/threonine-protein kinase, with protein sequence MTAEDPIQTDASTVHRPSRSEKDQSVRGAIDGSGMSADLIAEANTVIRGSSRAALSPSVSDPIDRTPASVAKVLLGQRLNHFLLEAMIGGGGMGAVFKAHDEQLDRTVAIKVIPFVGEDPDLQRRFRNESQSAAKLDHPRIAKVFDAGSHGRWHYIVFEYVEGTNIRDWVQTNGPLSIDEAVFYTVQLADALQHASDRGIVHRDIKPSNVLIASDGKIKLVDMGLARSDNLEMSGDMTASGVTLGTFDYISPEQAHDPRDADLRSDLYSLGCTLHFMLTGSPPYPGGTMLQKLLSHGNAAPPDTRSLRPEVSGNLVSVIQKMLAKKPGDRYQNANDLIADLHVVAARDGLTRSRLAGSIASETPNVLLGWLERHLPWLAAAALLVATAAWLQLESAASREDIIIPKSAGRPSRVLPVRPAPSASAPSNPSDGPSTAIAGTGAGTVTQSGIVSPQSTVLEPGLLDPSLPPGLAAETSAEAAALMIQRLSTGQPPRLTVFPVPNELTTSNPAMRPSGTTGTTGALAEPPPSVPLTASEQGTIIDDLQKAKSTAFSAPTLVRVVGPELDPAIDRDSSGAAIAPSLKRALEIAKKYQITHVEIAVPVLISGPVRIDVDDLEITSSVGGGSVIVFQSPEGVTMERARMFSIGSHPIEFNDLHFTWTVPSDQIDGGSMFEINDNLSVVLTDCSVTINNPSLRDEVYAFEIVTDPDKLPRIRREQGTARDIFPLVDMKLYNVIVRGEMTMMHMDYAAKLWLDWDNGMLAVTDRMIDTAGARRPPPPSAGNINLSLTRVTAHAPNGIMRTRLGVSGAYPVPTSRLARKCVFIVEPASAQFDIAGLSPDQLATQWLRMEGSSNAYIADNSLSGPMLRLSTTDGQTETTRMSQLSTNPPSWADENQPRWSVNWVAPRLTDKPMNRRQPADYRQAETSSAPGFSERQLPTLPVLEDNSSRLSSATFSAPSVDLHNTDDILNRDVDLTFDKSSDLMGGWPTLSR encoded by the coding sequence ATGACCGCCGAAGACCCCATCCAAACCGACGCTTCAACCGTCCATCGACCCAGTCGATCGGAAAAGGATCAATCAGTGCGCGGCGCGATTGATGGATCAGGGATGTCGGCGGACCTAATCGCCGAAGCCAATACGGTCATCCGTGGCTCATCCCGAGCGGCATTGTCGCCGAGTGTTTCAGATCCAATCGACCGGACGCCGGCGTCCGTGGCGAAAGTTCTGCTGGGCCAACGGCTGAACCATTTTTTGCTGGAAGCCATGATCGGTGGCGGCGGCATGGGGGCGGTCTTCAAAGCTCATGACGAGCAACTTGACCGAACCGTTGCGATCAAAGTCATTCCGTTCGTTGGCGAGGACCCCGACCTGCAGCGTCGGTTTCGCAACGAGTCGCAAAGCGCGGCAAAGCTGGATCATCCACGGATCGCAAAAGTATTTGACGCTGGTAGCCACGGTCGTTGGCATTACATCGTTTTTGAATACGTCGAAGGCACCAACATTCGCGACTGGGTCCAAACCAACGGGCCACTTTCGATCGACGAGGCTGTGTTTTATACGGTCCAGTTGGCGGACGCTTTGCAGCACGCGTCGGATCGCGGAATCGTTCACCGCGACATCAAGCCGTCGAATGTTTTGATTGCCAGCGACGGCAAGATCAAGTTGGTCGACATGGGCTTGGCTCGCAGCGACAATTTGGAAATGAGTGGTGATATGACGGCCAGCGGAGTGACGCTGGGAACGTTCGACTACATCTCGCCCGAACAGGCGCACGATCCGCGCGACGCCGACTTACGCAGCGACTTGTATTCGCTCGGTTGCACGCTGCACTTCATGCTGACAGGATCACCGCCGTATCCCGGCGGCACGATGCTGCAAAAGCTATTAAGCCACGGCAACGCGGCGCCACCGGATACTCGCTCGCTGCGCCCCGAAGTCAGCGGAAACCTGGTCTCGGTGATCCAGAAGATGCTGGCCAAAAAGCCTGGCGATCGGTACCAGAATGCGAATGACTTGATTGCCGATTTGCACGTCGTCGCAGCACGCGACGGACTGACGCGATCACGGCTAGCAGGTTCCATCGCTTCGGAAACTCCCAACGTACTGCTGGGCTGGCTTGAACGTCACCTGCCTTGGCTTGCCGCGGCGGCGTTGTTGGTTGCCACGGCAGCATGGTTGCAGTTGGAATCAGCCGCCAGCCGCGAGGACATCATCATCCCCAAGTCAGCTGGCCGGCCCAGTCGCGTCTTACCGGTACGCCCGGCGCCATCCGCGTCGGCACCGTCGAATCCATCCGATGGGCCTAGCACTGCGATCGCTGGAACTGGTGCCGGCACTGTTACTCAATCCGGAATTGTCTCGCCGCAGAGCACTGTGCTCGAACCCGGCCTGCTCGATCCCTCGTTGCCGCCTGGTCTGGCCGCCGAAACGAGTGCCGAGGCAGCGGCATTGATGATCCAGCGTTTGTCGACCGGCCAACCGCCCCGATTGACCGTCTTTCCCGTGCCAAATGAACTGACGACTTCGAATCCAGCGATGCGACCGTCGGGAACTACGGGAACCACCGGAGCGCTTGCCGAGCCCCCACCTAGCGTGCCACTGACGGCGTCTGAACAAGGAACCATCATCGATGATTTACAGAAGGCAAAATCGACCGCTTTTTCTGCACCAACGCTTGTTCGCGTTGTAGGCCCCGAACTGGATCCCGCAATCGATCGCGACAGCAGCGGTGCCGCGATTGCTCCCTCGCTTAAACGCGCATTAGAAATTGCCAAGAAGTACCAAATCACTCACGTCGAGATTGCCGTTCCGGTTTTAATCAGCGGCCCCGTCCGCATCGATGTCGACGATTTGGAAATCACGTCGTCGGTCGGCGGCGGCAGCGTCATCGTGTTCCAGTCCCCCGAAGGCGTGACAATGGAACGCGCGAGGATGTTTTCGATCGGATCGCACCCGATCGAATTCAACGACTTGCACTTTACGTGGACCGTACCAAGCGACCAAATCGATGGCGGATCGATGTTCGAAATCAACGACAACCTTAGCGTTGTGTTGACCGACTGCAGCGTCACCATCAACAACCCATCGCTGCGAGACGAAGTCTACGCGTTCGAGATCGTCACCGATCCTGACAAACTGCCGCGAATTCGTCGCGAACAGGGAACCGCACGAGACATTTTCCCGCTCGTCGACATGAAACTTTACAACGTCATTGTTCGCGGCGAGATGACAATGATGCACATGGACTATGCCGCCAAGCTTTGGCTGGACTGGGACAACGGAATGCTGGCCGTGACCGATCGAATGATCGATACCGCGGGTGCTCGGCGGCCACCGCCACCGAGTGCAGGAAACATCAATTTGTCCCTGACACGTGTGACCGCCCACGCCCCCAATGGAATCATGCGAACTCGGCTCGGTGTCAGCGGCGCCTACCCGGTTCCGACCAGCCGTTTGGCTCGCAAATGTGTCTTCATCGTCGAACCCGCATCGGCTCAGTTTGACATCGCCGGACTATCGCCGGATCAATTGGCAACTCAGTGGTTACGGATGGAAGGTTCCAGCAATGCTTACATCGCCGACAACTCGCTGAGCGGTCCTATGCTGCGTTTATCGACCACAGACGGCCAAACCGAAACCACACGAATGAGCCAACTGTCCACCAATCCGCCTTCGTGGGCCGACGAAAACCAGCCCCGATGGTCGGTCAATTGGGTTGCACCGAGACTAACGGATAAACCAATGAACCGACGGCAACCGGCCGATTACCGTCAAGCGGAAACCTCGTCTGCGCCCGGATTTAGTGAGAGACAACTACCAACTTTGCCGGTCCTCGAAGACAATTCGTCTCGATTGTCCTCAGCAACGTTTTCCGCCCCATCAGTCGATCTGCACAATACCGACGACATCTTAAATCGAGACGTCGATTTGACTTTTGACAAGTCATCAGACTTAATGGGTGGCTGGCCAACACTGTCACGATAG
- a CDS encoding CPXCG motif-containing cysteine-rich protein, producing MENEGSYICDSCGEEIVIPLDPVEGRSQEYVEDCPVCCNPSVIHVDWVDDEPRVWAEAEQDLN from the coding sequence ATGGAAAACGAAGGATCCTACATTTGCGACAGCTGCGGCGAAGAGATTGTGATTCCTCTGGATCCCGTCGAAGGTCGATCGCAAGAATACGTCGAAGACTGTCCTGTTTGCTGTAACCCCAGTGTGATCCACGTGGACTGGGTCGACGACGAACCGCGGGTTTGGGCCGAAGCGGAACAGGATCTCAACTAG